From one Microbulbifer sp. A4B17 genomic stretch:
- a CDS encoding AAA family ATPase: MNGVIFIGLQASGKSSFYLSNFYKSHIRLNMDMLRTRHRENILFNACLKSKQSVVIDNTNPTKAEREKYINGLKEHRFEVIGYFFSSNLTECIQRNASREGKERIPDVGLKGTYNKLELPEYSEGFDKLYYVTMKNGDFTVEEWKDEVQ, from the coding sequence ATGAATGGTGTTATATTCATTGGCTTACAAGCCAGCGGAAAATCCTCTTTTTATCTTAGTAATTTTTATAAAAGCCATATCCGTCTGAATATGGATATGCTTAGAACACGGCATAGAGAGAATATTCTTTTCAATGCTTGCTTGAAATCTAAGCAGTCAGTTGTGATTGACAACACAAACCCAACGAAAGCAGAGCGGGAAAAGTATATTAATGGCCTTAAAGAGCACCGCTTTGAAGTCATTGGGTATTTTTTTTCATCAAACTTGACTGAGTGTATTCAAAGAAATGCCTCCAGAGAGGGCAAAGAGCGAATACCAGACGTTGGGCTAAAAGGGACATACAACAAGCTGGAACTACCTGAATATTCAGAAGGCTTTGACAAGTTATATTATGTAACAATGAAAAATGGGGATTTCACAGTAGAAGAGTGGAAAGATGAAGTTCAATGA
- a CDS encoding tRNA(His) guanylyltransferase Thg1 family protein, whose protein sequence is MKFNELDKKMRVYETAHDHSVLPGIYIIARIDGRCFTTLTKDKHSFEAPYDPKFRDMMVETVKHLMQCGFKVLYGYTQSDEISLLLDLNENTFERKERKLNSILAGEASAKFSLLLGDIGAFDCRICQLPHRQLVIDYFRWRNEDAHRNALNAHCYWSLRKEGLSPEESAATFTKMSVVHKNEFLFQKGINFNDLPNWQKRGVGIYWESYEKDALNPITGEAVKASRNRLKVDLKLPMKNQYSHFVGGLVPEII, encoded by the coding sequence ATGAAGTTCAATGAGTTAGATAAGAAAATGCGTGTATATGAAACCGCGCATGATCACAGTGTTTTACCTGGTATATATATCATTGCTCGAATTGATGGTCGATGTTTTACAACACTAACTAAGGATAAGCACAGTTTTGAAGCACCTTATGACCCCAAATTTCGAGACATGATGGTCGAAACCGTTAAGCACTTGATGCAATGCGGATTTAAGGTTCTTTATGGATATACACAAAGCGATGAAATATCACTACTTCTTGATTTGAATGAAAATACTTTCGAGAGGAAAGAGCGAAAACTAAATTCAATTCTTGCAGGAGAGGCGAGTGCAAAATTTAGTTTACTTCTAGGCGACATTGGGGCATTTGATTGCCGTATTTGCCAGCTGCCCCATCGGCAGCTTGTCATCGATTATTTCCGTTGGAGGAATGAGGATGCTCACAGGAACGCTCTGAATGCCCACTGCTACTGGAGCCTACGCAAGGAGGGCTTATCTCCCGAAGAGTCTGCAGCTACATTTACAAAAATGTCAGTAGTTCATAAAAATGAATTCCTTTTCCAAAAGGGAATCAACTTCAATGACCTTCCGAACTGGCAAAAAAGAGGGGTGGGAATTTATTGGGAGTCTTACGAAAAAGACGCACTTAATCCCATTACAGGTGAGGCAGTTAAAGCAAGTCGCAACCGACTGAAAGTTGACCTCAAGCTTCCGATGAAGAACCAATACAGTCATTTTGTTGGTGGTCTTGTTCCTGAAATCATATAA
- the gcvH gene encoding glycine cleavage system protein GcvH, protein MSEIRNELKYLSSHEWARLEEDGTVTIGISDHAQDALGDVVYVETPEVGSNLAAGDEAGVVESVKAASDIYSPVSGEVVAVNEALEEAPETVNSSPYDDGWFFRIKPSDVSELENMLDADTYRSESED, encoded by the coding sequence ATGAGCGAAATCCGCAATGAATTGAAATACCTCTCCAGCCACGAGTGGGCACGCCTGGAAGAGGACGGCACTGTAACCATCGGCATCAGCGATCACGCTCAAGATGCTCTGGGTGATGTGGTTTACGTTGAGACTCCAGAAGTGGGCAGCAACCTGGCTGCTGGCGACGAAGCGGGTGTAGTTGAATCCGTTAAAGCTGCCAGCGACATCTACTCCCCGGTTTCCGGCGAAGTAGTGGCTGTCAATGAAGCTCTGGAAGAAGCTCCGGAAACTGTAAACTCCTCTCCTTACGACGATGGCTGGTTTTTCCGCATCAAGCCCTCCGACGTGAGCGAGCTGGAAAATATGCTGGATGCAGACACATATCGCTCAGAGTCTGAAGACTGA
- the gcvT gene encoding glycine cleavage system aminomethyltransferase GcvT, translating to MGNRTPLYDTHVAMGGKMVDFGGWDMPLHYGSQLDEHNKVRTDAGMFDVSHMTVVDIDGAQARDYLRYLLANDVAKLDGNPGKALYTGMLNNKGGVIDDLIVYLRDPGYRVVVNCATREKDLAWMRKQAESFDVTLTECPDVAMIAIQGPNAIEKTKEVLGIDWTSAIDALKVFQSVARGGWFVARTGYTGEDGLEIMLPGEDASGFWRALAEEGVAPCGLGARDTLRLEAGMNLYGHEMDDETSPLAANMGWTIAWAPESRNFIGREILEQEKADGIKHKLVGLVLEERGVLRAGQPVVVDDSDDRGIITSGTFSPTLGYSIALARVPVTVGDTAQVEIRKKLQPVKVVKPCFVRNGKSVI from the coding sequence ATGGGAAATAGAACTCCTCTGTATGACACGCATGTCGCTATGGGCGGCAAAATGGTGGATTTCGGTGGATGGGACATGCCGCTGCACTACGGTTCGCAGCTGGATGAGCACAACAAGGTGCGCACCGATGCGGGGATGTTCGATGTCTCCCATATGACCGTTGTTGACATTGATGGCGCCCAGGCCCGCGACTACCTGCGCTACCTGCTGGCCAATGATGTGGCCAAGCTGGATGGCAACCCGGGCAAGGCCCTGTACACCGGTATGCTCAATAACAAAGGCGGTGTTATTGACGACCTGATCGTCTACCTGCGCGACCCCGGTTATCGAGTGGTTGTTAACTGTGCTACCCGCGAGAAAGACCTGGCATGGATGCGCAAGCAGGCAGAGTCCTTCGATGTGACCCTGACCGAATGCCCGGATGTAGCGATGATTGCCATCCAGGGTCCCAATGCCATTGAGAAAACCAAAGAGGTTTTAGGCATTGACTGGACTTCTGCGATCGATGCACTGAAAGTTTTCCAAAGCGTTGCTAGAGGTGGCTGGTTTGTAGCGCGCACTGGTTACACCGGTGAAGACGGCCTGGAAATTATGTTGCCGGGAGAGGATGCCAGTGGCTTCTGGCGCGCCCTGGCCGAAGAGGGCGTGGCCCCTTGTGGACTGGGTGCACGCGATACCCTGCGCCTGGAAGCGGGTATGAACCTGTACGGGCACGAGATGGACGACGAGACCTCTCCTCTGGCTGCCAATATGGGCTGGACGATTGCCTGGGCACCGGAGAGCCGCAACTTTATCGGCCGTGAGATCCTTGAGCAGGAAAAGGCCGATGGTATTAAGCACAAACTCGTAGGCCTGGTGCTGGAAGAGCGCGGCGTATTACGCGCTGGTCAGCCGGTAGTGGTAGACGATAGTGACGACCGGGGTATCATTACCAGCGGCACCTTCTCCCCAACACTGGGTTACTCTATCGCCCTGGCGCGAGTTCCAGTGACTGTGGGTGATACCGCACAGGTGGAAATCCGCAAGAAACTACAGCCGGTCAAGGTGGTTAAGCCCTGCTTCGTACGCAACGGCAAGTCAGTTATTTAA
- a CDS encoding CNNM domain-containing protein translates to MILLITYICIALGFSFLCSIAESVILSVTTPYVRLMEREGHKAGPLLRKLKSDINAPLAAILTLNTIAHTAGAAGAGAQAAAVFGNEYLGLASAILTLLILVFSEIIPKTLGAVYWRQLAPPTAYMLRGLVWLLHPFVKMSEWMTKGLSHGPTLTGFSRDEFAIMAEIGEAEGQLEQRESSILRNLFFTLRDHSVREVMTPRTVVFSLPQDITVEEAYEDAEKGRFSRIPVYENRDPDCVVGFVLRQELLLAYAKGEHQKTLAEFRREMLILPETATIYQAFQKMLSRRVQISAVMDEYGSLEGLVTLEDLLETLLGEEIVDEADKTPDRQELAKRLWRWRSKKYGLKVDESAQAEEDAEEASQGRDRGSD, encoded by the coding sequence ATGATTTTACTGATTACCTATATTTGTATTGCTCTCGGCTTTTCCTTTCTGTGCTCGATAGCCGAGTCGGTTATTCTCAGCGTAACAACGCCTTACGTGCGCCTGATGGAGCGGGAAGGGCATAAAGCGGGCCCTCTGCTGCGCAAATTGAAGTCGGATATTAATGCCCCCCTGGCCGCAATTCTCACCCTGAATACCATTGCTCACACCGCGGGGGCCGCGGGTGCGGGTGCCCAGGCGGCAGCGGTTTTTGGCAATGAGTACCTGGGTTTAGCTTCCGCGATCCTGACCCTGTTGATCCTGGTCTTTTCTGAAATTATCCCCAAAACCCTCGGAGCCGTGTACTGGCGTCAGTTGGCCCCCCCGACCGCTTATATGCTGCGGGGCCTGGTGTGGTTACTACACCCATTCGTAAAAATGTCCGAATGGATGACCAAAGGCCTGTCCCACGGCCCAACCCTGACTGGCTTCAGTCGCGATGAATTTGCCATTATGGCGGAAATTGGCGAAGCGGAAGGGCAGTTGGAACAGCGGGAGTCCAGTATCCTGCGCAACCTGTTCTTTACCCTGCGGGATCACTCCGTGCGCGAGGTGATGACGCCCCGCACCGTGGTTTTTTCCCTGCCACAGGATATTACCGTGGAAGAGGCCTACGAGGATGCAGAGAAAGGGCGCTTTTCCCGTATCCCGGTCTACGAAAATAGGGACCCAGATTGTGTCGTGGGCTTTGTATTGCGACAGGAATTGCTGCTGGCCTATGCCAAGGGTGAGCATCAGAAAACACTGGCGGAATTTCGTCGTGAAATGCTAATCCTGCCGGAAACCGCCACTATCTATCAGGCGTTCCAGAAAATGCTGTCCCGCCGCGTGCAGATCAGTGCGGTAATGGATGAATATGGCAGCCTCGAGGGTTTGGTGACTCTGGAGGACCTGCTTGAGACCCTGCTCGGCGAAGAAATTGTCGACGAGGCGGATAAAACCCCAGACCGCCAGGAGTTGGCAAAGCGCTTATGGCGTTGGAGATCTAAGAAGTACGGTCTTAAAGTGGATGAGTCCGCACAGGCAGAAGAGGACGCAGAAGAAGCGAGTCAAGGGCGCGATCGGGGCAGTGACTGA
- a CDS encoding rhomboid family intramembrane serine protease, producing the protein MSHWITVYSFPISKDLSALFRFIQRYQLPLRITEEGNQQALLTTDSGIAELLKPLLQDWERGLVDLDRVQLTPAEPETHSQQVEAEQSPGEKKPVRPSFLPSFPLDKTPISLLLIALCFFGWFLHSNNLSAPFLIYPDNNSGHPFSQSSLMWHLEKGEIWRLWTPAIINLSFQHALFNALAIWIFGRPVEARGGPIIFSVLVLLGGVVANLSQYAWKPEVIFAGMSGVVYTLIGFALVVQRWQPAWRDIPPGIITLSVVWMILCAIGVITYLTGIRIANAAHFGGFFAGLLIALVYCIAGGARKFNSYPAST; encoded by the coding sequence TTGAGCCACTGGATTACTGTTTACTCTTTTCCTATATCAAAGGATCTCAGCGCACTTTTTCGTTTCATACAACGTTACCAACTGCCGTTGAGAATTACAGAGGAGGGAAATCAACAAGCACTGCTGACGACAGATTCCGGCATAGCCGAGTTGCTTAAACCTCTTTTGCAGGATTGGGAGCGGGGACTGGTTGATCTGGATAGGGTCCAGCTGACACCGGCAGAACCAGAAACTCACAGCCAACAAGTTGAAGCGGAGCAATCGCCAGGAGAGAAAAAGCCTGTTAGGCCCTCATTTTTACCGTCGTTCCCACTAGATAAAACGCCGATTAGCCTGTTACTTATTGCCCTGTGTTTTTTCGGCTGGTTTTTACATTCGAATAACCTCTCTGCCCCGTTTTTAATATATCCAGACAACAATAGCGGCCATCCTTTTTCTCAATCATCACTAATGTGGCATTTGGAAAAAGGGGAGATTTGGCGATTGTGGACCCCTGCGATCATTAACTTGTCATTTCAGCATGCCCTGTTTAATGCCCTGGCTATCTGGATATTCGGGCGTCCTGTGGAGGCCCGTGGAGGCCCAATTATTTTCAGCGTTTTGGTCTTGCTCGGTGGAGTTGTCGCTAATTTGTCCCAATATGCCTGGAAGCCCGAAGTGATATTCGCTGGAATGTCGGGCGTTGTATACACGCTGATAGGGTTTGCTTTGGTGGTGCAGCGCTGGCAACCGGCGTGGAGAGATATTCCCCCGGGTATTATTACCTTGTCGGTTGTGTGGATGATATTGTGTGCAATTGGAGTGATTACTTATTTGACTGGTATACGCATTGCCAATGCTGCGCATTTTGGGGGCTTTTTTGCCGGTCTATTGATTGCACTGGTTTACTGCATTGCTGGTGGTGCGCGAAAATTTAACTCTTATCCCGCTTCAACCTGA
- a CDS encoding UbiH/UbiF/VisC/COQ6 family ubiquinone biosynthesis hydroxylase, producing MNRHRLDFAIVGAGMVGMAQAALLAVRHPGMRLALLEASHETAPQISQQYEPRVVALTQASRELLEEVGVWDDIASRRACPYVEMRVWDADGTGSVSFNSRDVQLPNLGHIVENNVIVAALRARLETLPNVELVNGFCLESWWRDCGLWHLQPRGEDRLSEEDGLREQPEIVRTRLLIGADGARSKVRDLLHIRSQDTDYHQTALVCVARSEKSHRHTAWQRFLQTGPLAFLPLAGLGDDNHCAVVWSADEELARELLMLDDQAFALNLEKAFESRLGKVESVSERFSFPLRARHAERYRGPGAVLVGDAAHSIHPLAGQGVNLGLQDVRVLADEIDRAMARGLEPSHPSVLARYERRRRGDNAATMKAMSAFKSLFGAGDVHWRWLRNTGLSMVDASPMLKKRIIMRAMAV from the coding sequence ATGAACAGACATCGTTTGGATTTTGCCATTGTGGGTGCGGGCATGGTGGGCATGGCCCAGGCTGCATTGCTGGCAGTTCGACACCCGGGCATGCGTCTGGCCCTGCTGGAGGCATCCCACGAGACCGCCCCGCAAATATCGCAGCAATATGAACCGAGGGTAGTGGCTCTGACCCAGGCCTCCCGCGAACTGCTCGAGGAAGTGGGTGTCTGGGATGATATTGCCAGCCGCCGCGCCTGTCCCTATGTGGAAATGCGTGTTTGGGATGCGGATGGAACCGGGTCTGTAAGCTTTAACAGCCGGGATGTGCAGCTGCCCAACCTAGGTCATATTGTTGAAAATAATGTCATTGTCGCCGCCTTAAGAGCACGCCTGGAAACACTGCCCAACGTAGAGCTGGTGAATGGTTTTTGCCTGGAGAGCTGGTGGCGCGACTGTGGTCTCTGGCATTTGCAGCCTCGCGGTGAAGATCGCTTAAGTGAAGAGGATGGCTTGCGCGAGCAACCTGAGATAGTGCGCACCCGCTTGTTAATCGGTGCCGACGGCGCCCGTTCCAAAGTGCGGGACTTATTACATATCCGCTCCCAGGATACCGATTACCACCAAACCGCGCTGGTGTGCGTCGCCCGCAGTGAGAAGTCTCATCGCCACACGGCCTGGCAGCGCTTTTTACAAACGGGTCCGCTGGCATTTTTACCTCTCGCCGGACTGGGAGATGACAATCACTGCGCTGTGGTCTGGTCTGCGGATGAGGAACTGGCGCGGGAACTGCTGATGCTGGATGACCAGGCCTTTGCCTTGAATCTGGAGAAAGCCTTTGAGAGCCGCCTGGGAAAAGTGGAATCCGTGAGTGAGCGTTTTTCTTTCCCCCTGCGCGCTCGCCATGCGGAGCGCTACCGCGGTCCCGGCGCTGTATTGGTGGGAGATGCCGCCCACAGTATCCACCCCCTGGCGGGGCAGGGCGTAAATCTGGGATTGCAGGATGTGCGAGTGCTGGCGGATGAAATTGATCGGGCTATGGCACGAGGTTTAGAGCCCTCTCACCCCTCGGTTTTGGCCCGCTACGAACGTCGTCGCCGTGGCGACAACGCCGCCACTATGAAAGCAATGAGCGCCTTCAAGTCCCTGTTCGGTGCCGGCGATGTGCACTGGCGCTGGCTGCGCAACACCGGATTGAGCATGGTAGATGCCAGCCCTATGCTGAAGAAGCGGATTATTATGCGGGCTATGGCAGTTTAA
- a CDS encoding FAD-dependent monooxygenase — MGESARKVDVAIVGGGMAGASLALMLSHFCPQLRVALLEQRALPDAAASIQLPSFDTRATAIAAGSLQLFQELGLWPALQAYSASIERIHVSDRGHAFGASLSSREGQGVNFEGILGAVIENAALGPILHSALARTSTQLLAPAQVTDINMTSAGANLLWRAGENSLDQSLSCGLVVAADGVNSPLCRQLGIEISSVKYQQRALVTTVGLQKPHNGVAYERFTRLGPMALLPLPDREGHHRAALVWACEEAEAERVSAMSEPERLEKLQQIFGWRAGRFIKVGAVQGYPLSLSIAQEQWRRNVVLMGNCAHFLHPVAGQGFNLTLRDCYGLAQALSTVSPDALPGRLDFLREYGEMRRLDQQLTIGFSDRIPMLFSSSGWLQQGIRQLGMLGLTMVPPLRREFVGQAAGFGL; from the coding sequence ATGGGTGAGTCGGCGCGTAAAGTGGATGTGGCCATTGTCGGTGGTGGTATGGCGGGGGCCAGCCTGGCACTGATGTTGTCGCATTTTTGTCCTCAGCTCAGAGTGGCACTTCTGGAGCAGAGAGCGCTGCCGGATGCGGCAGCGAGTATTCAATTACCGAGCTTTGATACGCGGGCCACGGCAATTGCCGCAGGCAGTTTGCAGTTGTTTCAGGAGCTGGGTCTCTGGCCCGCCTTGCAGGCCTACAGTGCCTCAATCGAGCGTATTCATGTGAGTGATCGCGGGCACGCATTTGGCGCCTCCCTCTCTAGCCGTGAGGGACAGGGGGTCAATTTTGAGGGAATTTTGGGCGCAGTAATTGAAAATGCAGCCCTCGGTCCAATTCTCCACAGCGCCTTAGCTAGAACTTCTACCCAATTATTGGCGCCAGCGCAGGTTACTGACATTAACATGACTTCTGCAGGTGCAAACCTGTTGTGGCGAGCCGGTGAGAATTCCCTTGACCAATCGCTGTCCTGTGGATTAGTGGTCGCTGCCGATGGGGTGAATTCGCCTCTGTGTCGCCAGCTGGGGATAGAAATCAGCTCGGTTAAATACCAGCAGAGGGCCCTGGTTACCACTGTCGGTCTGCAGAAGCCTCACAACGGCGTTGCTTACGAACGCTTCACCCGATTGGGGCCTATGGCACTTTTGCCGCTGCCGGATAGAGAGGGGCATCACCGCGCAGCGCTGGTTTGGGCTTGTGAAGAGGCAGAGGCTGAGCGTGTCAGTGCAATGTCTGAGCCGGAGCGCTTGGAAAAACTCCAGCAGATATTTGGCTGGCGCGCTGGACGTTTTATTAAGGTTGGAGCCGTTCAGGGGTATCCACTGAGTTTATCAATCGCCCAGGAGCAGTGGCGCCGCAATGTGGTGTTAATGGGCAACTGTGCCCACTTTTTGCACCCAGTTGCAGGGCAGGGGTTTAACCTGACACTGCGGGATTGTTACGGGTTGGCACAGGCGCTGTCGACAGTGTCGCCAGACGCGTTGCCGGGGCGGCTCGATTTTTTACGGGAATACGGTGAAATGCGCCGCCTGGACCAGCAATTGACGATTGGATTCAGTGATCGTATCCCCATGCTGTTTTCCTCTTCCGGTTGGCTGCAACAGGGAATTCGTCAGTTGGGAATGCTCGGCCTTACAATGGTCCCGCCGCTGCGCCGGGAATTTGTCGGTCAGGCGGCGGGATTTGGGCTTTAA
- a CDS encoding aminopeptidase P N-terminal domain-containing protein, protein MPKTPKTTAGISRSEYARRRNRLMAELPAGSLAIVSSAGEQLRSRDTFFSFRQDSDFLYLCGFDEPEALLVLVPGRTQGETLLFCRERDAEKEKWDGPRLGPERAVQQCGLSDAFPIGDLDDILPGLLEGRERVYFPMGRYAHLDRRIRNYLERITAAPNTGGAPEMVDIDYQLRELRLIKSAQEIRLMEQAAKISAEAHCRAMTRCQPGLYEYQLEAALLHTFVDSGARESAYPTIVGGGSNALVMHYCSNSAQLHDGDLVLVDAGCEYRGYAADITRTYPVNGSFSGPQRAVYEIVLAAQQAAIEQVSVGNHWDHPHLASVETITQGLVDLGLLRGDTQGLIESGAYRRFYMHRVGHWLGMDVHDVGDYRVHGSWRQLEAGMVMTIEPGIYIPENDENIPAQFRGIGIRIEDDVALTSKGPQVLSAAAPKAIEDIEYTMLHGRDLLTR, encoded by the coding sequence ATGCCTAAGACTCCGAAAACCACAGCGGGAATCAGCCGGTCTGAGTACGCCCGCCGTCGCAACCGCCTGATGGCAGAATTGCCCGCTGGCAGTTTGGCGATAGTGTCATCTGCTGGGGAGCAACTGCGCTCCAGAGATACTTTTTTCTCGTTTCGCCAGGACAGTGATTTTTTATATCTCTGCGGCTTTGATGAGCCTGAGGCACTGCTGGTTTTGGTGCCGGGACGAACACAGGGAGAAACCTTGTTGTTCTGTCGGGAGCGCGATGCGGAAAAAGAAAAGTGGGACGGTCCGCGCCTGGGGCCGGAGCGCGCAGTGCAGCAGTGTGGATTGAGCGATGCGTTTCCCATCGGTGATCTCGATGATATTTTGCCGGGATTGTTGGAGGGGCGTGAGCGGGTTTATTTCCCCATGGGGCGCTACGCTCATTTGGACCGGCGTATCCGCAATTATTTAGAGCGGATTACTGCGGCGCCGAATACCGGGGGCGCGCCGGAAATGGTCGACATCGATTATCAGTTGCGGGAATTGCGGCTGATTAAGTCGGCCCAGGAAATACGCCTAATGGAACAGGCAGCTAAAATCAGCGCCGAGGCACACTGCCGGGCCATGACCCGATGCCAACCGGGCCTCTACGAATACCAGTTGGAAGCCGCCCTCCTGCATACCTTTGTCGATTCTGGAGCCCGTGAATCCGCCTATCCCACGATTGTTGGGGGTGGTAGCAATGCGTTGGTAATGCACTATTGCAGTAACAGTGCGCAGTTGCACGATGGGGACCTGGTGCTGGTGGATGCGGGGTGTGAGTACCGTGGCTATGCGGCGGATATTACCCGCACCTATCCGGTTAATGGCTCATTTAGCGGGCCGCAGCGCGCAGTTTATGAAATAGTCCTGGCCGCCCAGCAAGCAGCGATCGAACAGGTTTCAGTGGGAAATCACTGGGACCATCCTCACCTTGCCAGTGTTGAGACAATCACCCAAGGGCTGGTCGACCTGGGCCTGCTGCGAGGCGATACCCAAGGGTTGATCGAATCCGGCGCTTACCGACGGTTCTATATGCACCGGGTTGGCCACTGGCTGGGCATGGATGTGCACGATGTGGGTGATTATCGCGTCCATGGATCCTGGCGCCAGTTGGAAGCCGGCATGGTGATGACAATTGAGCCCGGTATTTATATTCCGGAAAACGACGAGAATATTCCCGCACAGTTTCGCGGGATCGGGATTCGTATCGAGGATGATGTCGCTCTCACCAGTAAAGGGCCACAGGTCCTTTCAGCAGCGGCTCCGAAGGCCATTGAAGATATTGAATACACCATGCTTCACGGTCGGGATTTACTGACTCGTTAG
- a CDS encoding UPF0149 family protein — protein sequence MTSEASQFELLANAILSAGGQADPSELHGFICGILAAGERPDKQRWQNELAGLLDVEAVPADLNRDFFQLADESHKQLDGSNFNFELVLCDDEDVVSRALALSHWCDGFLHGFGVGGAREKLMPTSDEALKDISAIAQLDAEHVEEGEETELQLVELQEYVRVAVLNIFTEVKGKESDSEPTIH from the coding sequence ATGACTTCTGAAGCTAGCCAATTTGAACTCCTCGCCAATGCCATTCTCTCAGCTGGAGGACAGGCTGATCCCAGCGAATTGCACGGCTTTATCTGTGGCATTCTTGCGGCGGGTGAGCGGCCGGACAAACAACGCTGGCAGAATGAGCTGGCTGGGTTGCTCGATGTGGAGGCGGTGCCGGCAGATCTTAATCGGGATTTTTTCCAACTGGCTGATGAGAGTCACAAGCAGCTGGACGGTTCCAACTTCAATTTTGAACTGGTGCTGTGTGATGATGAAGATGTCGTCTCTCGCGCTTTAGCGCTGAGCCATTGGTGCGATGGATTCCTGCATGGTTTTGGTGTTGGTGGGGCACGGGAAAAATTGATGCCTACCAGTGACGAAGCATTAAAAGATATCAGTGCCATCGCCCAATTGGACGCTGAACACGTTGAAGAGGGTGAGGAGACTGAACTGCAACTAGTCGAGCTACAGGAATACGTTCGCGTTGCCGTACTCAATATATTTACTGAAGTAAAAGGGAAGGAATCCGATAGCGAGCCCACCATTCACTGA
- a CDS encoding TIGR02449 family protein — MDKLQALESTVDSLIARCQQLADDNRELRRQEADWLRERQRLIKNNEAARSRVEAMINRLKGLTQDT; from the coding sequence ATGGATAAGCTGCAAGCGCTAGAAAGCACCGTGGATTCACTCATTGCCCGCTGTCAACAATTGGCAGATGACAATCGTGAATTGCGCCGGCAGGAAGCCGACTGGCTGCGTGAACGCCAGCGCCTGATAAAAAATAACGAGGCCGCCCGCTCGCGGGTAGAAGCTATGATTAACCGTCTTAAAGGGCTAACGCAAGATACCTGA
- a CDS encoding cell division protein ZapA, which produces MSETASPSETVTVSILDKEYRVACAESERAGLQASAHLLHERMSRIRATGTVIGLERIAVMAALNIAHELIQAKAELSSIPLQEEMLERLTDKVQSALGEIESEEKPQD; this is translated from the coding sequence ATGTCTGAAACCGCATCACCCTCCGAAACTGTAACTGTCTCTATTCTCGATAAAGAGTACCGTGTCGCCTGCGCGGAAAGCGAGCGCGCCGGTCTACAGGCTTCGGCACACCTGCTACACGAACGCATGTCCCGCATCCGCGCAACGGGAACTGTTATCGGTTTAGAGCGTATCGCCGTAATGGCAGCGCTTAATATTGCCCACGAGCTTATCCAGGCGAAAGCTGAACTCAGTTCCATCCCTCTGCAAGAAGAGATGTTGGAGCGACTCACCGACAAGGTGCAAAGTGCCCTCGGTGAAATAGAATCGGAAGAAAAACCTCAAGATTGA
- a CDS encoding 5-formyltetrahydrofolate cyclo-ligase produces MTETKTQLRRRMRAGRRDLSAYQQRLHGRATITLLSRIPQMNRAVHVGIYWPTDGELDVRYLLQRFPQKHFYLPQLPAEPHPHLRFRRWQGEPLAFRNRYRIPEPVRTTYRAPKLLDLVLVPLVAFDPSGARLGMGAGFYDRTFEHKQLLPGTGPQLIGAAHQLQCVDNLPTDNWDIPLDMVVTEQRIYRCR; encoded by the coding sequence ATGACTGAAACAAAAACGCAACTGCGCCGCCGTATGCGCGCGGGGCGACGGGATCTCAGCGCCTATCAACAGCGTTTGCATGGCCGCGCAACCATCACTCTCCTGAGCCGTATCCCACAAATGAATCGAGCAGTGCACGTCGGTATCTATTGGCCAACAGACGGTGAGCTGGATGTCCGCTACCTGCTGCAACGGTTTCCACAAAAACATTTTTATTTACCGCAGCTCCCGGCAGAACCACATCCCCACCTCCGGTTCAGACGCTGGCAGGGTGAACCCCTGGCTTTCCGCAACCGCTATCGTATCCCAGAGCCTGTACGCACCACCTACCGTGCTCCAAAGCTCCTGGACCTGGTTTTGGTGCCTCTGGTCGCCTTCGATCCCAGCGGTGCGCGCCTGGGTATGGGGGCGGGCTTCTACGATCGAACTTTTGAGCACAAACAGTTATTACCGGGCACAGGGCCGCAACTTATTGGCGCAGCGCACCAGCTGCAGTGTGTGGATAACTTGCCCACAGACAACTGGGATATTCCGCTGGATATGGTGGTCACTGAACAGCGTATTTATCGCTGTCGCTAA